One genomic segment of Chitinivorax sp. B includes these proteins:
- a CDS encoding diguanylate cyclase, translated as MVDASTSGGPQGTTPNGVGAVMVQIKRLNDLAWDCQFVDPAQVPRLAAHAEQLATGCEDWVGLGWALLNQGFHQTRFGALNDAQGLFEHARQCFVRRLDRRGSWLAVDGVALVLLRRGDRARARALLQNSLEAPETERDPLDWVLTLNTLATSCIELNDTESALRYFYRALEIAERIGSLPRIAQISMNLGYVHLMLGSHAESLRLLSMAVDITRSVNLPFIRPIAVGNLALYHITQGQTSAAYELVAPLLGRTDWVETGDLAFFNAIAAQTFAIRGETDTARQFLDDARQMAQSVSDDACLVHCLWVDALLAHRDGNAVTELALMEQALRLADKVPDRHYQIETLKSLAELYERQGDAQQALTTIKRFFASKEDMARLATGARVQSMAIQHEIARTRMERDFALARQAEAEHAARDLERLNLSLRNKVVEVESLRDQLRELVVRDPLTNLYNRRHLQDELRAALQLAARQYFTLCVVLFDLDHFKAINDSRGHAFGDAVLVAFADLLQSSVRGSDFACRYGGEEFCVVMHDIDTSTAVMRTAEMLGKWCEQRITYHGADLVGLSFSAGIAEYPKDGTEPDRLLSRADAALYRAKQSGRSRIESAFG; from the coding sequence ATGGTTGATGCATCAACATCCGGTGGGCCGCAGGGAACGACACCAAATGGCGTGGGTGCCGTTATGGTGCAGATCAAACGTTTGAACGATCTGGCCTGGGACTGCCAATTTGTCGATCCAGCCCAAGTGCCTCGGTTAGCGGCACATGCTGAACAATTGGCGACAGGCTGTGAGGATTGGGTAGGCTTAGGATGGGCGTTGCTGAATCAAGGCTTCCACCAAACGCGCTTTGGTGCGTTGAATGACGCTCAGGGTTTGTTTGAGCATGCTCGGCAGTGCTTTGTACGGCGGCTGGATCGCCGTGGCAGCTGGCTTGCTGTTGATGGTGTTGCATTAGTCCTGCTCCGGCGAGGGGACCGGGCGCGTGCAAGAGCATTGTTACAGAACTCGTTAGAGGCCCCGGAAACTGAGCGAGATCCGCTGGATTGGGTATTGACCCTGAATACGCTGGCCACCAGTTGCATTGAGCTGAATGACACCGAGTCCGCATTGCGGTATTTCTATCGCGCGCTGGAGATAGCGGAGCGGATTGGCTCCTTACCCCGTATTGCACAGATCAGTATGAATCTTGGCTATGTGCACCTGATGTTGGGGAGCCATGCTGAATCCTTGCGTTTGTTGTCGATGGCGGTAGATATCACCCGTTCTGTCAATTTGCCATTTATCAGGCCGATTGCAGTTGGCAATCTTGCGCTTTATCACATCACGCAAGGGCAGACCTCTGCTGCCTATGAGCTGGTTGCCCCGTTGCTTGGCCGTACAGATTGGGTTGAGACCGGAGATTTGGCTTTTTTCAACGCCATCGCAGCACAAACCTTTGCCATTCGAGGTGAAACCGATACGGCTAGACAGTTTCTGGATGATGCCCGTCAGATGGCGCAGTCTGTATCTGATGATGCTTGCTTGGTGCATTGCCTTTGGGTTGACGCTTTGCTGGCACATCGGGATGGTAATGCTGTGACGGAGTTGGCTTTGATGGAGCAGGCGTTACGTTTGGCGGATAAGGTACCGGATCGACATTATCAGATTGAAACACTCAAGTCGTTGGCTGAGCTCTACGAACGTCAAGGTGATGCACAGCAAGCTTTGACTACGATTAAGCGTTTCTTTGCATCAAAGGAAGATATGGCTCGATTGGCCACTGGAGCGAGGGTGCAGAGCATGGCTATTCAACATGAGATTGCCAGGACTCGGATGGAGCGCGATTTCGCGCTTGCCCGTCAGGCAGAGGCTGAACATGCCGCGCGTGATCTTGAGCGGCTGAATCTTTCGTTACGAAACAAAGTGGTTGAGGTGGAATCGTTGCGTGATCAGTTGCGGGAACTGGTGGTTCGCGATCCGTTGACTAACCTATACAACCGTCGCCACTTGCAAGACGAATTGCGGGCTGCATTGCAATTGGCTGCTCGGCAATACTTTACCTTGTGTGTTGTGTTATTTGATCTTGATCACTTCAAGGCAATCAACGATAGCCGTGGCCATGCTTTTGGTGATGCCGTACTGGTGGCTTTTGCGGATTTGCTACAGTCGTCGGTGCGGGGGAGCGATTTCGCCTGCAGGTATGGTGGGGAAGAATTCTGTGTGGTAATGCACGATATCGATACGTCAACGGCTGTCATGCGCACGGCTGAAATGTTGGGTAAGTGGTGTGAACAGCGCATCACTTATCATGGGGCAGATTTGGTTGGCTTGAGTTTTTCTGCTGGTATTGCAGAATATCCAAAAGATGGTACTGAGCCAGACCGATTGCTCAGCCGAGCAGACGCCGCGTTGTATCGTGCCAAGCAGAGTGGGCGTAGTCGTATTGAATCCGCCTTTGGCTAA